One Microcebus murinus isolate Inina chromosome 22, M.murinus_Inina_mat1.0, whole genome shotgun sequence DNA segment encodes these proteins:
- the LOC105877758 gene encoding melanoma-associated antigen B16-like, producing the protein MPKDQESPQCKYDQPIATQSENQGLENAQVSKAVEETSASSPIPLMPGNLMEAPAAKMLSTPEGPQGFCSSASAVAATSSSKSDEGSSSKEEEKSPSTSQATAAPRNMPIDVLDEKVALLVNFMLFKYQMREPLTKAEILKIIIKEDEDHFPEILLRASDRREIIFGLDVKEVGPISHRYGLFIKLGLTYDGMLSVEKGVPKTGFLILILGAIFMKGNRATEEQVWEVLNVTGLYSGRRHFIFGEPREFITKELVKEKYLEYHQVPNSDPAQY; encoded by the coding sequence ATGCCTAAGGATCAGGAAAGTCCACAATGCAAATATGATCAGCCCATTGCGACCCAGAGTGAGAACCAGGGTCTGGAAAATGCCCAGGTGTCCAAGGCTGTGGAGGagacctctgcctcctcccccattcCTCTAATGCCAGGCAACCTGATGGAGGCTCCTGCTGCCAAGATGCTGAGCACTCCTGAGGGTCCTCAGGGTTTCTGCTCTTCTGCTAGTGCTGTTGCAGCCACCTCATCAAGCAAATCTGATGAGGGCTCTAGtagcaaagaagaagaaaagagtccAAGCACCTCACAAGCTACAGCAGCCCCCAGGAATATGCCAATCGATGTTCTCGATGAGAAGGTGGCTCTTTTGGTCAATTTCATGCTGTTCAAATATCAAATGAGAGAGCCACTAACAAAGGCAGAGATATTGAAGATTATCATCAAAGAAGACGAAGACCACTTCCCTGAGATCCTCCTGAGAGCCTCTGACCGCAGGGAGATAATCTTCGGTCTTGATGTGAAGGAAGTAGGTCCCATCAGCCACCGCTATGGCCTCTTCATCAAGCTGGGCCTCACCTATGATGGGATGCTGAGTGTTGAAAAGGGTGTGCCCAAGACCGGCTTCCTGATCCTGATCCTGGGTGCGATCTTCATGAAGGGCAACCGTGCCACTGAAGAGCAAGTCTGGGAAGTGCTGAATGTGACGGGGCTATATTCCGGGAGGAGGCACTTCATCTTTGGAGAGCCCAGAGAGTTCATCACCAAAGAGCTGGTAAAGGAAAAGTACCTGGAGTACCACCAGGTGCCCAACAGTGATCCTGCGCAGTATTAA